In Ovis canadensis isolate MfBH-ARS-UI-01 breed Bighorn chromosome 11, ARS-UI_OviCan_v2, whole genome shotgun sequence, one genomic interval encodes:
- the FLII gene encoding protein flightless-1 homolog isoform X1: MEGTGVLPFVRGVDLSGNDFKGGYFPENVKAMTSLRWLKLNRTGLCYLPEELASLQKLEHLSVSHNNLTTLHGELSSLPSLRAIVARANSLKNSGVPDDIFKLDDLSVLDLSYNQLTECPRELENAKNMLVLNLSHNSIDTIPNQLFINLTDLLYLDLSENRLESLPPQMRRLVHLQTLVLNGNPLLHAQLRQLPALTALQTLHLRNTQRTQSNLPTSLEGLSHLADVDLSCNDLTRVPECLYALPGLRRLNLSSNQIAELSLCIDQWVHLETLNLSRNQLTSLPSAICKLTKLKRLYLNSNKLDFDGLPSGIGKLSSLEEFMAANNKLELIPESLCRCTKLRKLVLNKNRLVTLPEAIHFLTEIEVLDVRENPSLVMPPKPVDRAAEWYNIDFSLQNQLRLAGASPATVAAAAAAGSGPKDPLARKMRLRRRKDSAQDDQAKQVLKGMSDVAQEKNRKQEESAEAGAPGGKVRRWDQGLEKPRLDYSEFFTEDVGQLPGLTIWQIENFVPVLVEEDLHGKFYEADCYIVLKTFLDDSGSLNWEIYYWIGGEATLDKKACSAIHAVNLRNYLGAECRTVREEMGDESEEFLQVFDNDISYIEGGTASGFYTVEDTHYVTRMYRVYGKKNIKLEPVPLKGASLDPRFVFLLDRGLDIYVWRGAQATLSSTTKARLFAEKINKNERKGKAEISLLVQGQEPPEFWEALGGEPSEIKKHVPDDFWPPQPKLYKVGLGLGYLELPQINYKLSVEHKKRPKVELMPRMRLLQSLLDTRCVYILDCWSDVFIWLGRKSPRLVRAAALKLGQELCGMLHRPRHAMVSRSLEGTEAQVFKAKFKNWDDVLSVDYTRNAEAMQQGPGLSGKVKRDAEKKDQMKADLTALFLPRQPPMALAEAEQLMEEWNEDLDGMEGFVLEGKKFARLPEEEFGHFYTQDCYVFLCRYWVPVEYEEEEKEEEKAGTEDKEGKEAAAEAEEKQPEEDFQCIVYFWQGREASNMGWLTFTFSLQKKFESLFPGKLEVVRMTQQQENPKFLSHFKRKFIIHRGKRKAAQGTLQPSLYQIRTNGSALCTRCIQINTDSSLLNSEFCFILKVPFESEDNQGIVYAWVGRASDPDEAKLAEDILNSMFETSYSKQVINEGEEPENFFWVGIGAQKPYDDDAEYMKHTRLFRCSNEKGYFAVTEKCSDFCQDDLADDDIMLLDNGQEVYMWVGSQTSQVEIKLSLKACQVYIQHMRSKEHERPRRLRLVRKGNEQHAFTRCFHAWSTFRQALA, from the exons ATGGAGGGCACCGGGGTGCTGCCGTTCGTGCGCGGCGTGGACCTCAGCGGCAACGACTTCAAG GGTGGCTACTTCCCTGAGAACGTCAAGGCCATGACCAGCCTGCGATGGCTGAAGCTAAACCGCACCGGCCTTTGCTACCTGCCAGAGGAGTTGGCCTCCCTGCAGAAGCTG GAACACCTGTCAGTGAGCCACAACAACCTAACCACGCTGCATGGGGAGCTGTCCAGCCTACCATCGCTGCGG GCCATTGTGGCTCGAGCCAACAGTCTGAAGAATTCAGGAGTCCCTGATGATATCTTCAAGCTGGATGATCTCTCAGTCCTG gaCTTGAGCTACAACCAGTTGACAGAGTGCCCGCGGGAGCTGGAGAACGCCAAGAACATGCTGGTGCTGAACCTCAGCCACAACAG CATCGACACCATCCCCAACCAGCTCTTCATCAACCTCACTGACCTGCTGTACCTGGACCTCAGCGAGAACCGCCTGGAGAGCCTGCCCCCCCAGATGCGCCGGCTCGTGCACCTGCAGACGCTTGTGctcaatggcaacccgctgctgCATGCCCAGCTCCG GCAGCTCCCGGCACTGACAGCCTTGCAGACCTTGCACCTGCGAAACACACAGCGCACCCAGAGCAACCTGCCCACCAGCCTGGAGGGCCTGAGCCACCTCGCAG ATGTGGACCTGTCCTGCAATGACCTGACGCGTGTACCCGAGTGCCTGTATGCCCTGCCTGGCTTGCGGCGCCTCAACCTCAGCAGCAACCAGATCGCGGAGCTATCCCTGTGCATCGACCAGTGGGTGCACCTGGAGACCTTGAACCTGTCCCGGAACCAGCTGACCTCGCTGCCT TCGGCCATCTGCAAACTGACCAAGCTGAAGAGGCTGTACCTGAATTCCAACAAGCTGGACTTTGACGGGCTACCCTCAGGCATTGGCAAGCTGTCCAGCCTGGAGGAGTTCATGGCCGCTAACAACAAGCTGGAGCTGATCCCTGAGAGCCTCTGCAG GTGCACAAAGCTGAGGAAGCTGGTCCTAAACAAGAACCGCCTGGTGACCCTCCCAGAGGCCATCCACTTCCTGACGGAGATTGAG GTCCTGGACGTGCGGGAGAACCCCAGCCTGGTCATGCCCCCCAAGCCTGTGGACCGTGCCGCCGAGTGGTACAACATCGACTTCTCGCTGCAGAACCAGCTGCGGCTGGCGGGTGCCTCCCCTGCCACGGTGGCCGCAGCAGCTGCTG CAGGGAGTGGGCCCAAGGACCCCCTGGCTCGCAAGATGCGGCTTCGGAGGCGCAAGGACTCGGCCCAGGACGACCAGGCCAAGCAGGTGCTGAAGGGCATGTCAGATGTGGcccaggaaaaaaacagaaagcaggaG GAGAGCGCTGAGGCTGGAGCGCCTGGGGGCAAGGTGCGGCGCTGGGACCAGGGCCTGGAGAAGCCACGCCTTGACTACTCGGAGTTCTTCACCGAGGACGTGGGCCAGCTGCCTGGCTTGACCATCTGGCAGATCGAGAACTTTGTGCCTGTGCTGGTGGAGGAAGACCTCCACGGCAAGTTCTACGAGGCAGACTGCTACATCGTGCTCAAG ACCTTTCTGGATGACAGCGGTTCTCTGAACTGGGAGATCTACTATTGGATCGGCGGGGAGGCCACACTCGACAAGAAGGCTTGCTCTGCCATCCACGCTGTCAATCTGCGCAACTACCTGGGTGCCGAGTGCCGCACGGTGCGCGAGGAGATGGGCGACGAGAGCGAGGAGTTCCTGCAg GTATTTGACAACgacatctcctacattgaaggTGGAACAGCCAGTGGCTTCTACACTGTGGAGGACACGCACTATGTGACCAG GATGTACCGCGTGTATGGGAAGAAGAACATCAAGCTGGAGCCTGTGCCTCTCAAGGGGGCCTCCCTGGACCCAAG GTTTGTTTTCCTGCTGGACAGAGGGCTGGACATCTACGTGTGGCGAGGGGCCCAGGCCACGCTGAGCAGCACTACCAAGGCCAG GCTCTTTGCGGAGAAAATTAACAAGAATGAGCGAAAAGGGAAGGCAGAGATCTCACTGCTGGTACAGGGCCAGGAGCCCCCAGAGTTCTGGGAAGCGCTGGGTGGGGAGCCCTCTGAGATCAAGAAGCATGTGCCTGATGACTTTTGGCCACCCCAGCCCAAGCTGTATAAG gtaggcctgggcctgggctacCTGGAGCTGCCACAGATCAACTACAAGCTCTCCGTGGAACATAAGAAGAGGCCCAAAGTGGAACTGATGCCTCGGATGCGACTG CTGCAGAGCCTGCTGGACACTCGCTGCGTGTACATCCTGGACTGTTGGTCCGACGTGTTCATCTGGCTTGGCCGCAAGTCCCCACGCCTGGTGCGTGCTGCAGCCCTCAAGCTGGGCCAGGAACTGTGCGGGATGCTCCACCGACCACGCCACGCCATGGTCAGCCGCAGCCTCGAGGGCACTGAGGCACAG GTGTTCAAGGCCAAGTTCAAGAATTGGGACGACGTGTTGAGTGTGGACTATACGCGCAATGCAGAGGCCATGCAGCAGGGCCCGGGGCTCTCGGGGAAGGTGAAACGTGATGCCGAGAAGAAAGACCAGATGAAGGCAGACCTCACGGCGCTCTTCCTGCCGCGGCAGCCGCCCATGGCTCTGGCCGAG GCCGAGCAGCTGATGGAGGAGTGGAACGAGGACCTGGACGGCATGGAGGGCTTCGTGCTCGAGGGCAAGAAGTTCGCTCGGCTGCCCGAAGAGGAGTTCGGCCACTTCTACACGCAGGATTGCTACGTCTTCCTCTGCAG GTACTGGGTCCCCGTGGAGtacgaggaggaggagaaggaggaggagaaggcgggGACCGAGGACAAGGAGGGCAAGGAGGCGGCAGCGGAGGCGGAGGAGAAGCAGCCTGAGGAGGACTTCCAGTGCATCGTGTACTTCTGGCAGGGCCGCGAGGCTTCCAACATGGGCTGGCTGACCTTCACCTTCAGCCTGCAGAAGAAGTTCGAGAGCCTCTTCCCTGGCAAGCTGGAG GTGGTGCGCATGACGCAGCAGCAGGAGAACCCCAAGTTCCTGTCCCATTTCAAGAGGAAGTTCATTATACACCGGGGCAAGAGGAAGGCTGCCCAGGGCACCCTGCAGCCCAGCCTGTACCAAATCCGCACCAACGGCAGCGCCCTCTGCACCCG gtgCATCCAAATCAACACGGACTCTAGCCTCCTCAACTCGGAGTTCTGCTTCATTCTCAAG gttCCTTTTGAGAGCGAGGACAACCAGGGAATTGTGTACGCGTGGGTGGGCCGGGCGTCAGACCCCGACGAGGCcaagctggcagaggacatccTGAACAGCATGTTTGAGACCTCCTACAGCAAGCAG GTCATCAACGAGGGCGAGGAGCCGGAGAACTTCTTCTGGGTGGGCATCGGTGCACAGAAGCCCTACGACGACGACGCTGAGTACATGAAGCACACGCGGCTCTTCCG ATGCTCCAATGAGAAGGGCTACTTCGCGGTGACTGAGAAGTGCTCTGATTTCTGCCAAGATGACCTGGCAGACGACGACATCATGCTTTTAGACAACGGCCAAGAG GTCTACATGTGGGTGGGATCCCAGACCAGCCAGGTGGAGATCAAGCTGAGCCTGAAGGCCTGCCAG gTGTACATCCAGCACATGCGCTCCAAGGAGCACGAGCGGCCCCGCCGCCTGCGCCTCGTGCGCAAGGGCAATGAGCAGCACGCCTTCACCCGCTGTTTCCACGCCTGGAGCACCTTCCGCCAGGCCCTGGCCTAA
- the FLII gene encoding protein flightless-1 homolog isoform X2, with product MEGTGVLPFVRGVDLSGNDFKGGYFPENVKAMTSLRWLKLNRTGLCYLPEELASLQKLEHLSVSHNNLTTLHGELSSLPSLRAIVARANSLKNSGVPDDIFKLDDLSVLDLSYNQLTECPRELENAKNMLVLNLSHNSIDTIPNQLFINLTDLLYLDLSENRLESLPPQMRRLVHLQTLVLNGNPLLHAQLRQLPALTALQTLHLRNTQRTQSNLPTSLEGLSHLADVDLSCNDLTRVPECLYALPGLRRLNLSSNQIAELSLCIDQWVHLETLNLSRNQLTSLPSAICKLTKLKRLYLNSNKLDFDGLPSGIGKLSSLEEFMAANNKLELIPESLCRCTKLRKLVLNKNRLVTLPEAIHFLTEIEVLDVRENPSLVMPPKPVDRAAEWYNIDFSLQNQLRLAGASPATVAAAAAGSGPKDPLARKMRLRRRKDSAQDDQAKQVLKGMSDVAQEKNRKQEESAEAGAPGGKVRRWDQGLEKPRLDYSEFFTEDVGQLPGLTIWQIENFVPVLVEEDLHGKFYEADCYIVLKTFLDDSGSLNWEIYYWIGGEATLDKKACSAIHAVNLRNYLGAECRTVREEMGDESEEFLQVFDNDISYIEGGTASGFYTVEDTHYVTRMYRVYGKKNIKLEPVPLKGASLDPRFVFLLDRGLDIYVWRGAQATLSSTTKARLFAEKINKNERKGKAEISLLVQGQEPPEFWEALGGEPSEIKKHVPDDFWPPQPKLYKVGLGLGYLELPQINYKLSVEHKKRPKVELMPRMRLLQSLLDTRCVYILDCWSDVFIWLGRKSPRLVRAAALKLGQELCGMLHRPRHAMVSRSLEGTEAQVFKAKFKNWDDVLSVDYTRNAEAMQQGPGLSGKVKRDAEKKDQMKADLTALFLPRQPPMALAEAEQLMEEWNEDLDGMEGFVLEGKKFARLPEEEFGHFYTQDCYVFLCRYWVPVEYEEEEKEEEKAGTEDKEGKEAAAEAEEKQPEEDFQCIVYFWQGREASNMGWLTFTFSLQKKFESLFPGKLEVVRMTQQQENPKFLSHFKRKFIIHRGKRKAAQGTLQPSLYQIRTNGSALCTRCIQINTDSSLLNSEFCFILKVPFESEDNQGIVYAWVGRASDPDEAKLAEDILNSMFETSYSKQVINEGEEPENFFWVGIGAQKPYDDDAEYMKHTRLFRCSNEKGYFAVTEKCSDFCQDDLADDDIMLLDNGQEVYMWVGSQTSQVEIKLSLKACQVYIQHMRSKEHERPRRLRLVRKGNEQHAFTRCFHAWSTFRQALA from the exons ATGGAGGGCACCGGGGTGCTGCCGTTCGTGCGCGGCGTGGACCTCAGCGGCAACGACTTCAAG GGTGGCTACTTCCCTGAGAACGTCAAGGCCATGACCAGCCTGCGATGGCTGAAGCTAAACCGCACCGGCCTTTGCTACCTGCCAGAGGAGTTGGCCTCCCTGCAGAAGCTG GAACACCTGTCAGTGAGCCACAACAACCTAACCACGCTGCATGGGGAGCTGTCCAGCCTACCATCGCTGCGG GCCATTGTGGCTCGAGCCAACAGTCTGAAGAATTCAGGAGTCCCTGATGATATCTTCAAGCTGGATGATCTCTCAGTCCTG gaCTTGAGCTACAACCAGTTGACAGAGTGCCCGCGGGAGCTGGAGAACGCCAAGAACATGCTGGTGCTGAACCTCAGCCACAACAG CATCGACACCATCCCCAACCAGCTCTTCATCAACCTCACTGACCTGCTGTACCTGGACCTCAGCGAGAACCGCCTGGAGAGCCTGCCCCCCCAGATGCGCCGGCTCGTGCACCTGCAGACGCTTGTGctcaatggcaacccgctgctgCATGCCCAGCTCCG GCAGCTCCCGGCACTGACAGCCTTGCAGACCTTGCACCTGCGAAACACACAGCGCACCCAGAGCAACCTGCCCACCAGCCTGGAGGGCCTGAGCCACCTCGCAG ATGTGGACCTGTCCTGCAATGACCTGACGCGTGTACCCGAGTGCCTGTATGCCCTGCCTGGCTTGCGGCGCCTCAACCTCAGCAGCAACCAGATCGCGGAGCTATCCCTGTGCATCGACCAGTGGGTGCACCTGGAGACCTTGAACCTGTCCCGGAACCAGCTGACCTCGCTGCCT TCGGCCATCTGCAAACTGACCAAGCTGAAGAGGCTGTACCTGAATTCCAACAAGCTGGACTTTGACGGGCTACCCTCAGGCATTGGCAAGCTGTCCAGCCTGGAGGAGTTCATGGCCGCTAACAACAAGCTGGAGCTGATCCCTGAGAGCCTCTGCAG GTGCACAAAGCTGAGGAAGCTGGTCCTAAACAAGAACCGCCTGGTGACCCTCCCAGAGGCCATCCACTTCCTGACGGAGATTGAG GTCCTGGACGTGCGGGAGAACCCCAGCCTGGTCATGCCCCCCAAGCCTGTGGACCGTGCCGCCGAGTGGTACAACATCGACTTCTCGCTGCAGAACCAGCTGCGGCTGGCGGGTGCCTCCCCTGCCACGGTGGCCGCAGCAGCTGCTG GGAGTGGGCCCAAGGACCCCCTGGCTCGCAAGATGCGGCTTCGGAGGCGCAAGGACTCGGCCCAGGACGACCAGGCCAAGCAGGTGCTGAAGGGCATGTCAGATGTGGcccaggaaaaaaacagaaagcaggaG GAGAGCGCTGAGGCTGGAGCGCCTGGGGGCAAGGTGCGGCGCTGGGACCAGGGCCTGGAGAAGCCACGCCTTGACTACTCGGAGTTCTTCACCGAGGACGTGGGCCAGCTGCCTGGCTTGACCATCTGGCAGATCGAGAACTTTGTGCCTGTGCTGGTGGAGGAAGACCTCCACGGCAAGTTCTACGAGGCAGACTGCTACATCGTGCTCAAG ACCTTTCTGGATGACAGCGGTTCTCTGAACTGGGAGATCTACTATTGGATCGGCGGGGAGGCCACACTCGACAAGAAGGCTTGCTCTGCCATCCACGCTGTCAATCTGCGCAACTACCTGGGTGCCGAGTGCCGCACGGTGCGCGAGGAGATGGGCGACGAGAGCGAGGAGTTCCTGCAg GTATTTGACAACgacatctcctacattgaaggTGGAACAGCCAGTGGCTTCTACACTGTGGAGGACACGCACTATGTGACCAG GATGTACCGCGTGTATGGGAAGAAGAACATCAAGCTGGAGCCTGTGCCTCTCAAGGGGGCCTCCCTGGACCCAAG GTTTGTTTTCCTGCTGGACAGAGGGCTGGACATCTACGTGTGGCGAGGGGCCCAGGCCACGCTGAGCAGCACTACCAAGGCCAG GCTCTTTGCGGAGAAAATTAACAAGAATGAGCGAAAAGGGAAGGCAGAGATCTCACTGCTGGTACAGGGCCAGGAGCCCCCAGAGTTCTGGGAAGCGCTGGGTGGGGAGCCCTCTGAGATCAAGAAGCATGTGCCTGATGACTTTTGGCCACCCCAGCCCAAGCTGTATAAG gtaggcctgggcctgggctacCTGGAGCTGCCACAGATCAACTACAAGCTCTCCGTGGAACATAAGAAGAGGCCCAAAGTGGAACTGATGCCTCGGATGCGACTG CTGCAGAGCCTGCTGGACACTCGCTGCGTGTACATCCTGGACTGTTGGTCCGACGTGTTCATCTGGCTTGGCCGCAAGTCCCCACGCCTGGTGCGTGCTGCAGCCCTCAAGCTGGGCCAGGAACTGTGCGGGATGCTCCACCGACCACGCCACGCCATGGTCAGCCGCAGCCTCGAGGGCACTGAGGCACAG GTGTTCAAGGCCAAGTTCAAGAATTGGGACGACGTGTTGAGTGTGGACTATACGCGCAATGCAGAGGCCATGCAGCAGGGCCCGGGGCTCTCGGGGAAGGTGAAACGTGATGCCGAGAAGAAAGACCAGATGAAGGCAGACCTCACGGCGCTCTTCCTGCCGCGGCAGCCGCCCATGGCTCTGGCCGAG GCCGAGCAGCTGATGGAGGAGTGGAACGAGGACCTGGACGGCATGGAGGGCTTCGTGCTCGAGGGCAAGAAGTTCGCTCGGCTGCCCGAAGAGGAGTTCGGCCACTTCTACACGCAGGATTGCTACGTCTTCCTCTGCAG GTACTGGGTCCCCGTGGAGtacgaggaggaggagaaggaggaggagaaggcgggGACCGAGGACAAGGAGGGCAAGGAGGCGGCAGCGGAGGCGGAGGAGAAGCAGCCTGAGGAGGACTTCCAGTGCATCGTGTACTTCTGGCAGGGCCGCGAGGCTTCCAACATGGGCTGGCTGACCTTCACCTTCAGCCTGCAGAAGAAGTTCGAGAGCCTCTTCCCTGGCAAGCTGGAG GTGGTGCGCATGACGCAGCAGCAGGAGAACCCCAAGTTCCTGTCCCATTTCAAGAGGAAGTTCATTATACACCGGGGCAAGAGGAAGGCTGCCCAGGGCACCCTGCAGCCCAGCCTGTACCAAATCCGCACCAACGGCAGCGCCCTCTGCACCCG gtgCATCCAAATCAACACGGACTCTAGCCTCCTCAACTCGGAGTTCTGCTTCATTCTCAAG gttCCTTTTGAGAGCGAGGACAACCAGGGAATTGTGTACGCGTGGGTGGGCCGGGCGTCAGACCCCGACGAGGCcaagctggcagaggacatccTGAACAGCATGTTTGAGACCTCCTACAGCAAGCAG GTCATCAACGAGGGCGAGGAGCCGGAGAACTTCTTCTGGGTGGGCATCGGTGCACAGAAGCCCTACGACGACGACGCTGAGTACATGAAGCACACGCGGCTCTTCCG ATGCTCCAATGAGAAGGGCTACTTCGCGGTGACTGAGAAGTGCTCTGATTTCTGCCAAGATGACCTGGCAGACGACGACATCATGCTTTTAGACAACGGCCAAGAG GTCTACATGTGGGTGGGATCCCAGACCAGCCAGGTGGAGATCAAGCTGAGCCTGAAGGCCTGCCAG gTGTACATCCAGCACATGCGCTCCAAGGAGCACGAGCGGCCCCGCCGCCTGCGCCTCGTGCGCAAGGGCAATGAGCAGCACGCCTTCACCCGCTGTTTCCACGCCTGGAGCACCTTCCGCCAGGCCCTGGCCTAA